A genomic region of Gemmata massiliana contains the following coding sequences:
- the nusG gene encoding transcription termination/antitermination protein NusG — MTEDTTDVPATNEPEPATPVVDAQSNDAVSAPAPAESEAQELIEPGDQLAESVAEAEAAPEMAEESQPTKKPRAARGSESEEEDEEPGPVPASDDDDEPAAEPVPESKKKWYAIKVQSGREDTIKAAILRKVAIEGLEEYFGQIMIPYEEVIEKKAVKVKDKKTGDTVTVERKVTRKRKKFQGYLFAELEFNDRILYLFRETSGVGDFLNLRNKPNEAPTPEPMSDQEVQQMLTGEKQAGVDNKGKKIKIEFEKGDRVRIREGSFANSEGEVTAISEPKDPTDAPKITVVVTFWGRPLPVELEYWQVAKV; from the coding sequence ATGACTGAAGACACCACCGACGTCCCCGCGACTAACGAACCGGAACCCGCAACCCCGGTCGTTGACGCGCAATCGAACGACGCTGTTTCTGCCCCCGCGCCCGCCGAAAGCGAGGCGCAGGAGTTGATCGAGCCGGGCGATCAACTGGCGGAAAGTGTCGCCGAAGCTGAAGCGGCTCCGGAAATGGCCGAAGAGTCTCAACCGACCAAGAAGCCGCGGGCGGCTCGTGGGTCCGAGTCCGAGGAGGAAGACGAGGAGCCTGGGCCGGTGCCCGCGTCGGACGATGACGACGAACCCGCGGCCGAGCCGGTGCCGGAAAGCAAGAAAAAGTGGTACGCGATCAAGGTCCAGAGCGGGCGCGAGGACACGATCAAGGCCGCCATCCTTCGTAAAGTCGCGATCGAAGGGCTGGAAGAGTACTTCGGCCAGATCATGATCCCCTACGAAGAGGTGATCGAGAAGAAGGCGGTCAAGGTTAAGGACAAGAAGACCGGCGACACGGTGACGGTGGAGCGGAAGGTCACCCGCAAGCGCAAGAAGTTCCAGGGGTACCTGTTCGCGGAACTGGAGTTCAACGACCGTATCCTGTACCTGTTCCGCGAAACGAGCGGGGTCGGGGACTTCCTGAACCTGCGCAACAAGCCCAACGAGGCGCCGACCCCGGAGCCGATGTCGGACCAAGAAGTCCAGCAGATGCTCACCGGCGAGAAACAGGCCGGGGTGGACAACAAGGGCAAGAAGATCAAGATCGAGTTCGAGAAGGGCGACCGCGTGCGCATCCGCGAGGGCTCGTTCGCGAACTCCGAGGGCGAAGTCACCGCGATCAGCGAGCCGAAAGACCCGACCGACGCGCCGAAGATCACGGTGGTTGTCACGTTCTGGGGCCGGCCGCTCCCGGTGGAACTCGAATACTGGCAAGTTGCCAAGGTGTAG
- the secE gene encoding preprotein translocase subunit SecE, with amino-acid sequence MATAVEPSSVPSTPGQTLSLPIASLLGAIYVCAALAIVFYLIPVTWAQYVTPSLANRPADYLFWFIAECAVLVTLVWFGGKIAGDAPRGVHGGIFLMISAAITIFFLARAFAMNIEGPAGMAIGGLVVVGLAYLALRFFAGPTGKRWMVALEEQGWFSSHQYKRSLGVKVRRLTILGILLVGGSGAWSLYINGLVPTQMLLAMPFGIQPIPLMNGFLLSIGAKVVVLVLIIAVTLWIGFRSVNVPDFAEFLIATEAEMNKVSWSTRKRLAQDTVVVLITTLLMTLFLLAVDLFWGWLLSRNTVGVLPARPTSADKGAQVQQEQKW; translated from the coding sequence ATGGCGACCGCTGTTGAACCCAGTTCCGTGCCCAGTACGCCGGGCCAAACGCTGAGCCTGCCGATCGCGAGCCTTTTGGGTGCGATCTACGTGTGCGCGGCGCTCGCGATCGTGTTCTACCTGATCCCGGTGACGTGGGCTCAGTACGTGACGCCGAGCCTGGCCAACCGGCCGGCGGACTACTTGTTCTGGTTCATCGCCGAGTGCGCCGTGCTGGTGACGCTGGTGTGGTTCGGCGGGAAGATCGCGGGCGACGCGCCGAGGGGCGTACACGGCGGCATCTTCCTGATGATCTCCGCGGCCATCACGATTTTCTTCCTGGCCCGTGCATTCGCGATGAACATCGAGGGGCCGGCGGGGATGGCGATCGGCGGTCTGGTTGTTGTTGGGCTCGCGTACCTCGCGCTGCGGTTCTTTGCCGGACCGACCGGCAAACGGTGGATGGTCGCCCTGGAAGAGCAGGGGTGGTTCTCCTCTCACCAGTACAAGCGGTCGCTCGGCGTGAAGGTCCGGCGCCTCACCATTCTCGGTATCCTGCTCGTCGGCGGGTCGGGTGCGTGGTCGCTGTACATCAACGGGCTGGTCCCGACGCAGATGCTGCTCGCGATGCCGTTCGGGATCCAGCCGATCCCGCTGATGAACGGCTTCCTGCTGAGCATCGGCGCGAAGGTCGTGGTACTCGTGCTCATCATCGCGGTGACGCTGTGGATCGGGTTCCGGTCGGTGAACGTGCCGGACTTCGCCGAGTTCCTCATCGCGACCGAAGCGGAAATGAACAAGGTGTCGTGGTCCACCCGTAAGCGGCTGGCCCAGGACACCGTCGTGGTGCTCATCACCACACTCCTGATGACGCTGTTCCTGCTCGCAGTTGACCTGTTCTGGGGCTGGCTGCTGAGCCGCAACACGGTCGGGGTGCTCCCGGCCCGTCCGACCAGTGCGGACAAGGGCGCGCAGGTCCAACAAGAACAGAAGTGGTAA